One Sulfitobacter donghicola DSW-25 = KCTC 12864 = JCM 14565 genomic window carries:
- a CDS encoding beta strand repeat-containing protein, translating to MVTRNGSGANDTLIGDNNANDTLNGFSGNDLLNGLGGADVLNGGSGDDRLVGGRGADTLDGGDGTDEVLYDRDGGTSGVSVNLETGVARDTFGNTDTLTNIEAVYGSDQNDVLTGRRGEGDLLVGGGGNDVINGAGGDDTLAGGAGADTIDGGSGLDQVAYFREDGTSGVNVNLTTGVAIDTFGNSDRILNVEYVLGTDANDRIIGSNRIKDDRLFGRGGDDYLDGLDGDNLIFTGAGNDTVVVGTTLEDARDTVVIDGRGIKTITGTGSEGTRYAHHIVFRTDSAVTVNLAKGIATSDGMRTDFSAALHFLELNGSAYADSLTGGNLRHQELEWYVGFQGNDTINGATGTGDTVVYNAEVTIGQLNYQTGQIERGIQGVVVNLSTGVAIDSFGDRDTLINIDQVHGTIFADSIIGGADDNDFWSLAGADTIDGGAGIDAVHYGEDLLTEGGTLGITADLVAGRITDGFGDVDVVRNIEDVYGTDLADLISGNGGDNRLVGEAGSDTLNGAGGNDILLGRDDNDVLNGGVGDDEIWGGAGADTIDGGAGQDLARYLEATGAVNANLTTGVVRDGYGFTDTLTNIEDLHASGNNDSVVGSNGANRLFGFGGRDTLLGQDGDDVLLGGEGNDSLLGGNGDDEIWGEAGADTIDGGTGSDLVRYRDEARGVSVDLSIGVATDGGQARDTLINIENVHGSEHVDQITGNSAANRLFGFAGNDQISGNAGDDIILGGAGNDSLTGGDGNDQLWGEVGTDTINGGAGAGDVVRYLNSTSDVTVDLVKGTAWDGLGYFDTLRDIEHAHGSDFNDLLRGDGQANQLFGFDGNDTMLGGEGDGDVSSGGAGGDTYIYRTGDGRDSINDLGTTTGGSDTVIVEGYLAENMAVTLGGADNLVMDFGNAHGARDVLTLANSYSGTHAGAIEQVQFADGSTFTMEQLHARVFENRRDAIDVGDLVEVGDVATSGADVLSVTSTTTTLDGLGGNDIISGRETDDVLRGGSGSDTLKGNAGDDTLDGGTSNDVLFGGEGADHFVLSTGMGNDTVRDFEFGTDGLDTSGLSSSQISALVTTQVTGGQKVTLADGGSITLLGDTSGDVDRLVIIGAETQDATLTVTLEGATTLLGETPSAVSYEWLRDGNVVSGATSQSYVLTQADTEAQISARVTYNGNTLTSTPTQAITNLNDAPVGALVVNGTPTEDQTLTASTADISDVDGLGSFSYQWLRSGERIESAVASSYTLTQRDVGNFVTVEVTYTDGSGQAEKLISSQTGPIANVNDPVGGTLIVGGGLREGEQLSVDPAITDEDGLGPISYQWFRDNVAVSGQTGTTYTLGADDVETELFVRGTYTDGFGTVEQVSSTPVEVQAAPVIEEPVDVGFTLFGDTGDNRLTGSEFVDNISGAAGNDRLIGNAGDDTLAGGDGADTINGGSGNDEITGGASDADLRDVVFGGDGDDTIDGGYGNDELRGDAGNDQLAGGFGADTLIGGAGDDTMSGAALGDQLFGGDGDDFINGGFGFDRMNGGTGADDFFHLGIASHGADWIQDYNSAEGDLLVLGNVSATRTQFQINEAFTPGAGDADVADAFIIFRPTGQIVWALVDGMGQDEINLQIGGDVFDLTA from the coding sequence AATACCGATACGCTGACCAATATCGAAGCTGTTTATGGCTCTGACCAGAATGATGTCCTGACGGGTCGCCGCGGCGAAGGTGATCTTCTTGTCGGCGGAGGCGGTAATGACGTGATCAATGGCGCTGGTGGCGATGATACGTTGGCGGGTGGTGCCGGTGCCGATACCATTGATGGTGGGAGTGGGTTGGATCAGGTCGCCTATTTTCGCGAAGACGGGACAAGCGGCGTCAACGTTAATCTGACCACTGGCGTCGCAATTGATACGTTTGGCAATAGTGACCGTATCCTCAACGTCGAATATGTTCTGGGTACGGATGCCAACGACCGAATCATTGGCTCTAACCGTATCAAGGACGACCGTTTGTTCGGGCGGGGAGGCGATGACTATCTTGACGGGCTCGACGGGGACAATCTGATCTTTACCGGTGCGGGCAATGATACTGTTGTTGTAGGCACCACATTGGAAGACGCACGCGACACTGTTGTGATTGACGGGCGCGGCATCAAAACCATCACGGGCACTGGATCTGAAGGGACACGTTATGCGCATCACATCGTCTTCCGGACTGACAGTGCTGTTACCGTAAATCTTGCCAAAGGTATTGCGACCTCTGATGGCATGCGGACTGATTTCAGCGCCGCGCTCCACTTCCTCGAACTCAATGGTTCAGCTTATGCCGACAGTTTAACAGGGGGCAACCTGCGCCATCAGGAGCTGGAATGGTATGTCGGCTTTCAGGGTAACGACACAATCAACGGCGCCACGGGCACCGGTGACACGGTTGTATATAACGCCGAAGTCACAATCGGCCAGCTCAACTATCAGACTGGCCAGATCGAGCGTGGCATACAAGGCGTGGTGGTTAACCTGTCCACCGGTGTGGCCATCGACAGCTTTGGCGACCGCGATACATTAATCAACATTGATCAGGTGCACGGCACGATCTTTGCCGACAGCATCATTGGCGGGGCCGATGATAACGATTTCTGGTCACTTGCGGGCGCGGACACCATCGACGGCGGCGCGGGTATCGATGCGGTGCACTACGGTGAGGATCTGCTTACAGAGGGCGGCACGCTCGGCATTACTGCTGACCTGGTGGCGGGCCGGATCACGGACGGTTTTGGTGATGTCGATGTGGTGCGGAACATTGAGGATGTCTATGGCACCGATCTTGCAGACCTGATCAGTGGGAATGGCGGGGACAACCGTCTCGTTGGCGAGGCAGGGTCCGACACTCTGAATGGCGCCGGCGGTAATGATATTCTGCTTGGGCGCGACGACAATGACGTGCTCAACGGCGGTGTCGGTGATGACGAAATCTGGGGCGGCGCTGGCGCTGATACCATTGATGGCGGGGCTGGTCAGGATCTGGCCCGATATCTCGAGGCAACGGGCGCGGTCAATGCAAACCTGACCACTGGCGTTGTGCGCGACGGGTATGGTTTCACCGATACGCTCACTAACATCGAAGATCTGCACGCCTCTGGCAATAATGACAGCGTTGTCGGATCGAATGGTGCCAACCGCTTGTTCGGCTTCGGCGGGCGAGACACCCTTCTGGGCCAGGACGGCGATGATGTGCTTCTGGGCGGTGAAGGAAATGACAGCCTGCTTGGGGGCAATGGTGATGATGAGATTTGGGGCGAGGCGGGTGCCGACACCATCGACGGGGGCACGGGATCCGATCTGGTGCGCTACCGCGATGAGGCGCGCGGAGTAAGTGTCGATCTTTCAATCGGTGTAGCCACTGATGGTGGACAGGCACGTGACACGCTTATCAACATCGAAAACGTACACGGCTCTGAGCATGTTGACCAGATTACTGGCAACAGCGCGGCTAACCGCCTCTTTGGTTTTGCAGGCAATGACCAGATTTCCGGCAACGCTGGTGACGATATCATTCTGGGTGGGGCAGGCAACGATAGTTTAACCGGTGGTGATGGTAATGACCAGTTGTGGGGTGAAGTTGGGACCGACACGATCAACGGGGGGGCTGGCGCAGGGGATGTTGTGCGCTATCTTAATTCCACCTCTGACGTGACCGTTGATTTGGTCAAAGGCACAGCTTGGGACGGTTTGGGCTATTTCGATACCTTGCGCGATATCGAACATGCGCATGGCTCTGACTTCAACGATTTGCTGCGGGGAGATGGGCAGGCAAACCAGCTGTTCGGCTTTGATGGCAATGATACGATGCTGGGCGGCGAAGGCGACGGTGATGTTTCCTCCGGTGGTGCAGGTGGCGACACTTATATCTACCGTACCGGCGACGGGCGGGATTCCATCAACGATCTGGGCACGACCACAGGCGGCTCCGACACAGTGATCGTCGAAGGGTACCTAGCCGAGAACATGGCGGTCACTCTGGGTGGCGCGGACAATCTGGTTATGGATTTCGGCAATGCCCATGGCGCGCGCGATGTGCTGACGCTGGCAAACTCCTATTCAGGGACACATGCAGGTGCGATCGAGCAGGTGCAGTTTGCGGATGGCTCCACCTTTACCATGGAGCAACTGCACGCGCGGGTCTTCGAAAATCGAAGGGATGCGATCGATGTGGGTGATTTAGTCGAGGTGGGCGATGTGGCCACCAGCGGCGCGGATGTACTGAGCGTGACATCGACCACCACAACTCTCGACGGGCTGGGTGGTAATGACATCATCAGCGGGCGTGAGACAGACGACGTCCTGCGTGGTGGCAGTGGGAGTGATACACTGAAAGGCAATGCGGGGGATGACACCCTTGATGGCGGCACGTCGAATGATGTATTGTTCGGTGGCGAGGGAGCAGACCATTTTGTCCTGAGCACAGGCATGGGCAATGATACAGTGCGGGATTTCGAGTTTGGCACCGACGGTTTGGATACCTCGGGTCTGAGTTCGAGCCAAATCTCGGCGCTTGTGACCACGCAGGTCACAGGAGGTCAGAAAGTAACACTTGCCGATGGGGGCAGCATCACACTGTTGGGGGATACAAGCGGTGATGTCGACCGTCTTGTTATCATTGGTGCCGAGACACAGGATGCCACCCTGACGGTTACACTGGAAGGCGCCACGACATTGCTCGGGGAGACCCCCTCAGCGGTTAGCTATGAATGGTTGCGCGATGGCAATGTCGTCAGCGGTGCAACATCTCAAAGTTATGTGCTGACGCAAGCCGATACAGAGGCGCAGATTTCAGCACGTGTCACCTATAACGGAAATACACTGACCAGCACGCCAACACAGGCCATTACGAACCTGAACGATGCCCCCGTGGGCGCACTTGTGGTTAACGGCACGCCAACTGAAGATCAGACCCTCACAGCCAGCACTGCGGATATTTCTGATGTCGACGGGCTGGGCAGCTTTAGCTACCAATGGCTGCGCAGTGGTGAACGGATCGAGAGCGCTGTCGCATCAAGCTATACCCTGACGCAACGGGATGTGGGCAACTTCGTCACCGTAGAAGTAACTTATACCGACGGCAGCGGTCAGGCAGAAAAACTGATCTCCAGCCAGACAGGCCCTATCGCAAACGTTAATGATCCTGTTGGCGGCACCCTGATCGTAGGTGGGGGGCTGCGCGAGGGCGAGCAGTTGAGCGTAGATCCCGCGATCACAGATGAAGACGGCCTTGGCCCCATTTCCTACCAGTGGTTCCGTGATAATGTTGCAGTGAGTGGCCAAACCGGCACAACCTATACACTGGGGGCTGACGACGTCGAAACAGAGCTGTTTGTGCGCGGCACATATACCGACGGCTTTGGCACTGTCGAACAAGTGTCTTCGACCCCTGTAGAGGTGCAAGCCGCTCCGGTGATCGAAGAGCCTGTTGATGTCGGCTTCACCCTGTTCGGTGATACGGGTGACAATAGGCTGACAGGGAGCGAATTTGTCGACAATATCAGTGGTGCGGCCGGCAACGACCGACTGATCGGGAACGCGGGCGATGATACGCTGGCAGGCGGTGACGGCGCCGATACGATCAATGGCGGCAGCGGCAATGACGAGATCACGGGCGGCGCTTCTGACGCTGATCTGCGCGATGTAGTCTTTGGCGGCGACGGCGATGACACTATCGATGGCGGTTATGGTAACGACGAGCTGCGCGGCGATGCGGGCAACGACCAGCTTGCCGGCGGGTTTGGTGCTGATACGCTGATCGGTGGCGCGGGCGATGACACCATGAGCGGTGCGGCGCTGGGGGACCAGCTGTTCGGCGGTGATGGCGATGATTTCATCAATGGCGGTTTCGGCTTTGACCGGATGAACGGGGGGACCGGCGCGGATGATTTCTTCCACCTCGGGATCGCCAGCCACGGTGCGGACTGGATACAGGATTATAACAGCGCCGAGGGGGACCTGCTGGTGCTGGGGAATGTCAGTGCGACCCGCACCCAGTTCCAGATCAACGAGGCCTTCACTCCCGGTGCAGGCGATGCGGATGTGGCGGATGCGTTCATCATCTTCCGCCCCACGGGCCAGATTGTCTGGGCACTGGTGGACGGCATGGGCCAAGACGAAATCAACCTGCAAATCGGTGGCGATGTGTTTGATCTGACAGCCTGA
- a CDS encoding NAD-dependent epimerase/dehydratase family protein, whose amino-acid sequence MMKLRVLVLGGSGRIGSLVRRSWARETGTTFTFQTRHPSPMHQSDIVWNVLSEPPDALGTVPPFDCMGVLSGIVRRPGADLSLNTAIGSACIAAAAQYGIGHVLLASSSAVYGSYSDDPFSERDPLEPVNDYGRAKHAMEVACHTQARASGVHLYCLRIGNVAGADAPLLYWA is encoded by the coding sequence ATGATGAAACTGCGGGTTTTGGTTTTGGGCGGCAGTGGTCGTATCGGCAGTTTAGTACGGCGCAGCTGGGCGCGTGAAACAGGTACGACATTTACCTTTCAGACGCGGCACCCGTCGCCTATGCATCAGAGTGATATCGTCTGGAACGTTTTGTCAGAGCCCCCAGATGCCTTGGGCACGGTGCCGCCTTTTGACTGTATGGGGGTGCTGTCAGGGATTGTTCGGAGGCCGGGTGCCGATCTGTCACTCAACACTGCTATCGGGTCTGCTTGTATTGCGGCTGCTGCACAGTACGGAATCGGGCATGTTCTGCTTGCCTCCAGCTCTGCGGTCTATGGCAGTTACAGCGATGATCCGTTTTCCGAAAGAGATCCGCTGGAGCCGGTCAACGACTATGGGCGCGCTAAACATGCGATGGAAGTCGCTTGCCACACACAAGCTCGCGCATCGGGGGTGCATTTGTACTGTCTACGTATAGGGAATGTCGCGGGTGCCGATGCGCCGCTCCTATATTGGGCCTGA
- the galE gene encoding UDP-glucose 4-epimerase GalE, with protein MNKNILVVGGAGYIGSHTTLALQEAGYRAVVYDNFSSGHRDACFGAETVEGALENTALLTDTMQRHDIGSVIHFAALIEAGQSVVTPLPFFENNVAGTVSLLEAMNAAGVSRLVFSSTAAVYGNQTQRPLLAEDLPRQPINPYGDSKAMVETILESCATAHGLQAIALRYFNASGADAQGRCGERHDPETHLIPLIIQAAQGTRSQIKIYGTDYATPDGTCIRDYIHVSDLALGHVAAVRHLLEGDVPGVQAINLGTGEGRSVRQVVDAVKRISNTDFDVVEDLRRAGDPATLVADVARAHTVLGWQAIHSDLDTIVRDAWAFAEQIRTRKVSS; from the coding sequence ATGAACAAAAATATACTCGTTGTCGGAGGGGCCGGATACATCGGATCACACACCACATTGGCCTTGCAAGAGGCGGGGTATCGCGCGGTTGTCTATGACAATTTCTCAAGTGGGCACCGCGATGCCTGCTTTGGCGCCGAAACGGTTGAGGGCGCGTTGGAGAATACCGCCCTGTTGACTGACACGATGCAGCGCCATGACATCGGGAGCGTCATCCATTTTGCCGCGCTGATCGAGGCGGGACAGTCTGTCGTTACGCCACTGCCCTTTTTCGAAAACAACGTGGCCGGAACGGTATCCTTGTTGGAGGCGATGAATGCTGCGGGTGTTTCACGGTTGGTGTTCTCCTCCACAGCGGCCGTTTACGGTAACCAGACCCAAAGGCCCTTGCTGGCCGAAGATCTGCCACGCCAGCCCATCAATCCCTACGGTGACAGCAAGGCGATGGTGGAAACCATTTTGGAAAGCTGCGCCACAGCGCATGGCCTACAGGCCATCGCACTGCGCTACTTCAACGCCAGTGGCGCGGATGCCCAAGGCCGCTGCGGGGAACGCCATGACCCTGAAACCCATCTCATTCCGCTGATCATTCAAGCGGCCCAGGGCACCCGCTCCCAAATCAAGATCTACGGTACAGACTATGCGACCCCCGATGGCACCTGTATCAGAGACTACATCCACGTGAGCGATCTGGCCTTGGGCCATGTGGCAGCGGTGCGTCATCTGCTTGAAGGGGATGTGCCAGGAGTTCAAGCAATCAATCTGGGAACGGGGGAAGGCAGAAGTGTCCGGCAGGTTGTGGATGCGGTGAAACGGATATCAAATACGGATTTTGATGTAGTGGAGGACCTCCGGCGCGCTGGTGATCCCGCAACCTTGGTGGCCGATGTGGCTCGTGCGCATACCGTATTAGGGTGGCAGGCGATACATAGTGATCTCGATACCATCGTCCGCGATGCATGGGCTTTTGCAGAACAGATACGCACGCGTAAAGTTTCATCCTGA
- a CDS encoding DUF927 domain-containing protein — MSDISLPDTNATMISPVPPNAPPCDLFNHPHFATAHCYYDEKGDTLFQVFRLEAPDPEDATKTVKTFRPAIFVANPDGSHTWQYKAPPAPRSLYGRPALATMSDAPVLIVEGETCADSAQEAFPTVAVVTWPGGSNSVRKADFSPLKGRNVMIMPDHDEAGAKAAIALVKILHEAGANSVRVIAIEALLKDKIGSAPKRGDIVDMRKAGATFNGIDTLPLLPDHDILDTLVAQEAIPPAPSVHAHLLEAYGYKVDLPEILTLNDNGLTKEVENNRGDRVTVFVASPIAVIGRSRTAADGAGWGKVVAYLTPLGTWETVVIPDAMTASDGREMRELLARRGVICGQCPQGRQALREHFAYAQTDTIVEVATRCGWKEQSFVLPDRVISPEGAPRILPPENNNAEHFFKTSGRFDGWRALSKSVAGSSRAVFGICVALSGPLARVIGETGGGFHLYDRSSRGKTSLLITAASVWGGGGRDGAVRSWTMTANGGEAIAAQHSDSFIALDEIGVASSDEVREAIYRMSNGQGKARANREGNATTSAQWFAMMLSSGEEPVATLLEGRGRGRDSSALTGGIAVRLVDIPHSVSEEQTFESIGEHESEATFAEWITAQAKTHYGHAGPAFVEHLVTNPNGAKKEIDMIISTFVKNVVDLEVDPQVRRIARRFGLAAAAGTLAARWKIVAWPEETAVRAAMSCFKAWLAARGTNGSTEEITALRQVAKFFESHGASRFEKIKRVENADGIGEDNESRSDMDTTVRDRCGYREDTNGMVYYVTPQAWRTEICAGLDPVYVAKLLRERGALTGDTGGRLQKNVRLPEGSRPVRVYMIRPDRIGDID; from the coding sequence ATGAGCGATATCTCTTTGCCGGACACAAACGCGACTATGATCTCACCTGTTCCCCCGAACGCCCCACCATGTGATCTGTTCAATCATCCTCACTTTGCAACGGCTCACTGCTACTACGATGAGAAGGGCGATACCCTTTTTCAGGTGTTCCGTCTTGAGGCCCCTGACCCGGAAGATGCCACGAAAACTGTAAAAACGTTTCGTCCCGCCATCTTCGTTGCCAATCCTGACGGTTCTCATACATGGCAGTACAAAGCCCCTCCCGCGCCGCGCTCTCTCTACGGCCGCCCTGCTTTAGCGACGATGTCTGATGCCCCTGTACTGATCGTAGAAGGTGAAACATGTGCGGATTCTGCGCAGGAAGCATTTCCTACAGTAGCAGTCGTGACATGGCCCGGTGGTTCCAATAGCGTCCGCAAAGCAGATTTTTCTCCCCTGAAGGGACGGAATGTCATGATCATGCCGGATCACGACGAAGCTGGTGCAAAGGCAGCAATTGCTTTGGTCAAAATATTGCATGAAGCCGGGGCAAACAGCGTCCGTGTCATCGCTATCGAGGCGCTGTTGAAAGATAAGATCGGGAGCGCTCCCAAAAGGGGTGACATCGTAGATATGCGCAAAGCAGGCGCGACTTTCAACGGGATTGATACCCTCCCACTTTTGCCGGATCACGATATTCTTGATACGCTGGTAGCGCAGGAGGCTATCCCACCTGCCCCATCGGTTCATGCTCATCTCCTTGAGGCTTACGGCTATAAGGTCGATCTCCCTGAAATCCTGACGCTGAATGATAACGGCCTTACAAAGGAAGTAGAAAATAACCGCGGTGACCGTGTGACTGTGTTTGTCGCCTCTCCTATTGCAGTGATCGGACGCAGCAGGACTGCAGCCGATGGTGCAGGTTGGGGGAAAGTAGTGGCCTATCTCACACCGCTCGGCACGTGGGAAACAGTTGTAATTCCTGATGCCATGACGGCTTCAGACGGCCGCGAGATGCGCGAGCTTCTCGCGCGCCGCGGAGTTATCTGTGGCCAGTGCCCGCAAGGTCGTCAGGCACTGAGAGAGCACTTCGCCTACGCTCAGACCGATACCATTGTCGAGGTTGCAACGCGCTGCGGATGGAAGGAGCAGTCATTTGTGTTGCCGGACCGTGTGATCTCACCCGAAGGCGCACCGCGCATTTTGCCCCCGGAAAACAACAACGCAGAACATTTTTTCAAGACAAGCGGTCGCTTCGACGGATGGCGTGCTTTGTCTAAATCCGTTGCAGGTTCCTCTCGTGCTGTTTTTGGCATCTGCGTTGCACTCTCTGGTCCTCTTGCAAGAGTCATAGGTGAAACCGGCGGGGGCTTTCACCTCTATGATCGGTCGTCGCGGGGCAAAACCAGCCTGCTCATCACGGCGGCATCTGTCTGGGGTGGGGGTGGCCGCGATGGCGCCGTGCGCAGTTGGACAATGACTGCCAATGGCGGCGAAGCCATCGCTGCTCAGCACTCCGATAGCTTTATCGCGCTCGACGAGATCGGAGTCGCAAGCAGTGATGAGGTTCGCGAAGCGATTTACCGTATGTCCAATGGACAGGGAAAGGCCCGTGCAAACCGTGAGGGGAACGCCACCACCTCCGCGCAGTGGTTCGCCATGATGCTGTCTTCCGGCGAAGAGCCTGTCGCCACCCTCCTTGAAGGCCGCGGTCGAGGGCGGGACAGCTCCGCACTCACAGGTGGCATTGCGGTGCGATTGGTGGATATTCCCCATTCCGTATCCGAAGAGCAGACCTTCGAGAGTATTGGTGAGCATGAAAGTGAGGCAACATTTGCCGAGTGGATTACGGCGCAAGCAAAAACTCATTATGGTCATGCTGGCCCTGCCTTTGTCGAACATCTGGTCACTAATCCGAACGGCGCAAAAAAAGAGATCGACATGATCATCTCGACGTTTGTAAAGAATGTTGTAGATCTTGAAGTAGATCCTCAAGTCAGGCGGATTGCGCGTCGTTTTGGCCTTGCCGCTGCAGCTGGTACTCTTGCGGCCCGCTGGAAGATCGTCGCCTGGCCTGAAGAAACCGCTGTACGGGCAGCAATGAGCTGCTTCAAAGCATGGCTTGCTGCGCGTGGCACCAACGGGTCCACCGAGGAAATTACTGCCCTGCGTCAGGTCGCAAAGTTCTTTGAGAGCCACGGGGCAAGCCGGTTCGAAAAGATCAAGCGTGTGGAAAATGCCGACGGTATTGGGGAAGATAATGAATCACGCTCGGATATGGACACCACCGTCCGTGACAGGTGCGGTTATCGCGAAGATACGAACGGGATGGTTTACTACGTTACTCCACAGGCTTGGCGCACAGAAATTTGTGCAGGTCTTGATCCTGTTTATGTTGCGAAACTTTTGCGGGAAAGGGGTGCCCTTACTGGTGACACTGGTGGTCGCTTGCAGAAAAATGTCCGTCTGCCCGAAGGGTCACGTCCAGTCCGAGTTTACATGATTAGGCCGGACAGGATTGGTGACATCGATTAA